Proteins encoded within one genomic window of Streptomyces kaniharaensis:
- a CDS encoding amino acid permease, which produces MAPTSAPPAPGTTTTPPATGQQLSHGLKQRHLSMIALGGVIGAGLFVGSGAGIAAAGPGIILAFTLSGLLVMLIMRMLGEMSAARPASGSFSVHAEKEIGPWAGITAGWMYWVMLCCGVAAEATAAGKIVNGWIPGVSAWVWVGLFMVFFCASNLTAVKNFGEFEFWFATVKVAAIIAFLVLGGLGLAGVIGPGAPGTTNLTGQGGFLPTGASGLIVGLLASVFAYGGLETVTIAAAESDDPKKNVANAVRTAVWRIAIFYIGSMALVVSLVSWKDPAVVQDGPYVTVLRHLGVPGAGTIMKVVVLIALLSAMNANIYGASRMAYSLVGRGQGPKALAKVSGGVPRRAVLASCLFGFGAVLAGKFWPDTVFTWLMNTTGVAILVVWLFICVVQLRMRRRLEREAPELLTVKMWGYPYLTWVAMAAVAGILGLMTTTEGDREQLYAAGVLVALLIAAGLVKQRRDAAALIEQRQDATIG; this is translated from the coding sequence ATGGCCCCCACCTCCGCGCCCCCGGCGCCCGGAACCACCACAACTCCCCCAGCCACCGGCCAGCAGCTCTCACACGGGCTGAAGCAGCGTCACCTGTCGATGATCGCGCTCGGCGGCGTGATCGGCGCCGGCCTGTTCGTCGGCTCCGGCGCGGGCATCGCGGCGGCCGGTCCGGGGATCATCCTGGCGTTCACCCTCTCCGGCCTGCTGGTCATGCTGATCATGCGGATGCTCGGCGAGATGTCCGCCGCCCGCCCGGCCTCCGGTTCGTTCTCCGTCCACGCCGAGAAGGAGATCGGCCCCTGGGCCGGGATCACCGCCGGCTGGATGTACTGGGTGATGCTCTGCTGCGGCGTCGCCGCCGAGGCTACCGCCGCCGGGAAGATCGTCAACGGCTGGATACCCGGCGTCTCCGCGTGGGTCTGGGTCGGCCTGTTCATGGTCTTCTTCTGCGCCAGCAACCTGACCGCCGTGAAGAACTTCGGCGAGTTCGAGTTCTGGTTCGCCACCGTCAAGGTCGCCGCGATCATCGCCTTCCTGGTCCTCGGCGGGCTCGGGCTCGCCGGCGTGATCGGCCCCGGCGCCCCCGGCACGACCAACCTGACCGGCCAGGGAGGCTTCCTGCCCACCGGCGCCAGCGGACTGATCGTCGGCCTGCTCGCCTCGGTGTTCGCGTACGGCGGCCTGGAGACCGTCACCATCGCCGCCGCCGAGTCCGACGACCCCAAGAAGAACGTCGCCAACGCGGTGCGGACGGCGGTCTGGCGGATCGCGATCTTCTACATCGGCTCGATGGCCCTGGTCGTCTCCCTGGTCTCCTGGAAGGACCCGGCGGTCGTCCAGGACGGCCCGTACGTCACCGTGCTGCGCCACCTCGGGGTGCCCGGCGCCGGGACGATCATGAAGGTGGTGGTGCTGATCGCACTGCTGTCCGCCATGAACGCCAACATCTACGGCGCCTCCCGGATGGCGTACTCGCTGGTCGGCCGCGGGCAGGGCCCGAAGGCGCTGGCCAAGGTCTCCGGCGGGGTGCCGCGCCGGGCGGTGCTGGCCTCCTGCCTCTTCGGCTTCGGCGCCGTGCTGGCCGGCAAGTTCTGGCCGGACACCGTGTTCACCTGGCTGATGAACACCACCGGCGTGGCGATCCTGGTGGTCTGGCTGTTCATCTGCGTGGTCCAGCTGCGGATGCGCCGCCGGCTGGAGCGCGAGGCGCCCGAGCTGCTCACCGTCAAGATGTGGGGCTACCCGTACCTGACGTGGGTGGCCATGGCCGCCGTCGCCGGCATCCTCGGGCTGATGACCACCACCGAGGGCGACCGGGAGCAGCTGTACGCGGCCGGGGTGCTGGTCGCCCTGCTGATCGCTGCCGGGCTGGTCAAGCAGCGCCGGGACGCGGCCGCGCTGATCGAGCAGCGCCAGGACGCGACCATCGGCTGA
- a CDS encoding DsbA family protein, protein MTTAAERKTADFWFDPACPWAWMTSRWLIEVQQLRPVDVNWHVMSLSVLNEHRDLPQNYRELLDNAWGAVRVCIAAAQHHGEEVLGRLYTELGLRIHNQGLPQNRETIEAALVAAGLPAELADAADTDAYDEALRASHKEGISLVGEDVGTPVIAVEGVDGERVAFFGPVVTPTPRGEAAARLWDGTLLVASTPGFYEIKRTRTAGPSFE, encoded by the coding sequence GTGACGACTGCCGCCGAGCGCAAGACCGCCGACTTCTGGTTCGACCCGGCCTGCCCGTGGGCGTGGATGACGTCCCGCTGGCTGATCGAGGTCCAGCAGCTGCGTCCGGTGGACGTGAACTGGCACGTGATGAGCCTGTCGGTGCTGAACGAGCACCGTGACCTGCCGCAGAACTACCGCGAGCTGCTGGACAACGCCTGGGGCGCGGTGCGGGTCTGCATCGCCGCCGCCCAGCACCACGGCGAGGAGGTGCTCGGCCGGCTCTACACCGAGCTGGGCCTGCGCATCCACAACCAGGGCCTGCCGCAGAACCGGGAGACCATCGAGGCCGCGCTGGTGGCCGCGGGTCTGCCGGCCGAGCTGGCGGACGCCGCCGACACGGACGCGTACGACGAGGCCCTGCGCGCCTCCCACAAGGAGGGGATCAGCCTGGTCGGCGAGGACGTCGGCACCCCGGTGATCGCCGTCGAGGGCGTGGACGGCGAGCGGGTCGCGTTCTTCGGCCCGGTGGTCACGCCGACCCCGCGCGGCGAGGCCGCGGCCCGGCTGTGGGACGGCACCCTGCTGGTGGCGTCCACCCCGGGCTTCTACGAGATCAAGCGCACCCGGACGGCGGGCCCGTCCTTCGAGTAG